One genomic segment of Occultella kanbiaonis includes these proteins:
- the rsmG gene encoding 16S rRNA (guanine(527)-N(7))-methyltransferase RsmG: MSGPEPDGAEPVEEADVVVDDAASRAVLGLAWSGAARFAEMLADEGELRGLIGPREVPRLWSRHVVNSAAVARFLPASGSLADVGSGAGLPGVVLALMRPDLDVHLIEPMERRIAWLAEVVEELDLDNVTLHQVRAEELHGRLQVSAVTARAVAALGKLARLTLPLVERGGVLLAQKGRRAQEELAEAAPVLRELGAKSFSVHDVDLLGDGESTMVVEVRK, encoded by the coding sequence GTGTCCGGTCCGGAACCGGACGGCGCCGAGCCTGTCGAGGAAGCGGACGTGGTCGTCGATGACGCTGCCAGTCGCGCCGTTCTCGGTCTGGCCTGGTCCGGTGCGGCGCGGTTCGCCGAGATGCTCGCAGACGAGGGTGAGCTGCGGGGGCTGATCGGTCCACGTGAGGTTCCACGGCTCTGGTCCCGGCACGTCGTGAACTCCGCGGCGGTGGCACGCTTCCTTCCGGCCAGTGGGTCACTGGCCGATGTGGGATCGGGTGCGGGCCTGCCGGGAGTCGTCCTGGCACTGATGCGCCCGGATCTCGACGTGCACCTGATCGAGCCGATGGAACGCCGGATCGCATGGCTGGCGGAGGTCGTGGAGGAGCTCGATCTCGACAACGTGACGCTTCATCAGGTTCGCGCTGAGGAGCTGCACGGTCGTCTCCAGGTGTCTGCAGTGACGGCACGTGCAGTGGCTGCTCTCGGGAAGCTCGCTCGGCTTACGTTGCCTCTGGTGGAACGCGGCGGGGTATTGCTCGCGCAGAAGGGCCGGCGCGCGCAGGAGGAGCTCGCTGAGGCGGCCCCTGTGCTGCGAGAGCTCGGCGCGAAGTCCTTCTCGGTGCATGACGTCGATCTTCTCGGCGATGGTGAGTCGACCATGGTTGTTGAAGTTCGGAAGTAG
- a CDS encoding protein jag, protein MTNDTNQVETAVSPADAVAEAKPVTDEVAPSNRLEEEGEIAADYLEELLDIADLDGDIDIDVDHGRAAVEIVTDSADANSLKRLIGDEGEVLDALQELTRLAVQAKTGERSRLMLDVAGHRQARKDELTAIAQEAIDRARAEGADVSLPAMNPFERKVVHDAVAAASLISDSEGVEPKRHVVVRAPAAG, encoded by the coding sequence ATGACGAACGACACCAACCAGGTCGAGACGGCGGTCTCGCCTGCTGACGCGGTGGCCGAGGCGAAGCCCGTCACCGACGAGGTCGCCCCCAGCAACCGACTCGAGGAGGAAGGCGAGATCGCCGCCGACTACCTCGAGGAACTCCTCGACATCGCCGATCTGGACGGCGACATCGACATCGACGTCGACCACGGTCGTGCCGCGGTCGAGATCGTCACCGATTCGGCGGACGCGAACTCACTGAAGCGGCTCATCGGCGACGAGGGCGAGGTTCTCGATGCGCTCCAGGAGCTGACCAGGTTGGCGGTCCAGGCCAAGACGGGTGAGCGGAGTCGACTGATGCTCGATGTGGCCGGCCACCGGCAGGCCCGCAAGGACGAGCTCACTGCGATCGCACAGGAGGCCATCGACCGCGCACGTGCCGAAGGTGCCGATGTCTCGCTCCCCGCGATGAACCCTTTCGAGCGGAAGGTCGTTCACGACGCCGTCGCGGCGGCCTCGCTCATCAGTGATTCCGAAGGTGTGGAGCCGAAGCGCCACGTTGTGGTTCGCGCTCCCGCTGCGGGTTGA